The genomic segment ACCTCGGGGGAGATTTCGAAAATCGCGAAATCAATAAAAGTTGGGGACAAATATATAAGAATCCTTTAAGAAAAGCAAATTTTCTGGCAGAAAAATTCATTTTTTAACATTTCAGCGCTTTATTTCCGCCAAAAGCTTGCCTTCCCAAAAAGCTATTCGCACGAAGTTGCCAGCATTATTTTTTCCATGCGTTGACCACCTCGCCGATATACATGGTATGCAGTCCGGCAGGGAAATTGCTGTACTGACGTCTGGGCACATCGCTCTTAAAATACTGCGGGTCGAAGGGTGCAGCATACATCGTCTTGCACTCAATCACCATCGTTGCCTCCGTATAATAGGGCGTGCCATTCTCCGTATAGGCGGTGTGAAGTCCCAGTGCGGCAGCCTTGTCACCGTCTCTGCCGCTTTTGGTGCCCATGTATCTGAGCACCTTGCTGTCTGCCACGTCGAAAGCCATCACCGTGAAGTATTGCGCCTTGTCCATGAATTCCTTCGTGTAGCGCTTTTCCGCCACATAGACGGTCAGGGCAGTATGTCCCCAAAGCGTTCCGATGCCTCCCCACCCGATGGTCATCGCATTGTGTTTCTCTTTGTCGCCGGCAGCTACGAGCTCCGCATCGCGAAACCATTGAAAACCATTCTCCGTGAAATCTTCTTTCACGTCAAACTTCTTAAATCCATTCTCCTCTTGCGCCGATACCGACGCGCCAGACATACACCAGACAGCCAATGCAGCCATCATCAACCGTACTCTTTTCATAGTCATTTAATGTTTAAAATTCCGGAATTAGCCGCTACCCTTCTCCCCTCGTCTCTGTGACGAAGCACGTTACGAGTCCGTAGGTGATGGTGGGGCGAATCCATATCTCGGTAAGCAGATAGTCAGTATATTTGTCTGCCGCCTCCAGATAAGCGATGTCATAGTGATAAAGCGCAGCGATGATCACGTCAACGATGAAAATCATCCACAGGTTGAATTTGGTATAGCCCTTCCAGTTCTTGCGCGCATAGAAATAAGTGAGCATCAGAAGCAGCCACACCGAGAGCGTGAGACACATCAGGTGAATGGGATAACTCACCAACTCGGGTGAAAAGAGAATATCGCGCAGCAGCACTGTAATGCCCACACACACCGAGCACCAGTAGTTGAACTGCTCCGCCTTCAGCCGATTGAAGAAATACATCCAGATCATCACCAGACAAGCCAGATAAAAAATGTTGAGGATCAGTTCGAACCCTCCCACTCTCAGACCGAAATGACATACGCCATAGAGCATGAATCCCACGGACAGCATCCCAGCCACGGCTGTAATAACCACGTCAATAATCTTCGCTTTTTTCTTGAATCGGATCTGCATCTTTTTTAGGTTTTGGCTACTGCAAAGATAGTTAAATGCTTAGAATAAACAAAATTTGCGCATGTTTTTTATGGCGAAGACGCTGTTTGGCGGTGGCGTTGGCACGTTTTGAGTAGTTTGATGTTGGTGAACATTACGCTATCAACGAGCAGAAAATTGACAAATATTTTCGGAATTGACAAAGGCATAAAAATGCCCCTTCGTTTTGCCTCCGTTTTGCTTGTATAAACATGCAGAATAGGGCGTATAAATATGCGGTTGAACTTTCGCTTTCCAAAAGTTGAAGTTTTGCGTTCTAAAAGTTCAACTTTCATCGCCTAAAAGTTCAACTTTCATCGCCTAAAAGTTCAACTTTTGCAAGCTAAAAGTTGAACTTTTGGAAAGCACTACTTAATGCATTGTTTTTCAAATGGTTACAAAACAACATCCAAAACCTGCTGCGCTGCATAAATATACAGAAGCGGAGGGGGATTGTAAATCCACGATTAAAATGGTACTGGATTGCAAATCCAGCACAACGAGGGATAAGATAGTATTCCGAAAATTTCCTAAAAAACAAAAAGGGCGAAAACTTTTATTTTTGGATACGTTCGATATTTTCGGATACGTTTAATGTTTGTGGTTAAAGGGCACAAAAATCCCCGATAACCATGGGCTACCGGGGACGGTAATTATGAAAAAAACTTTTTGTTATTCAGCTGCGGGTGCCTCTTCAGCCTGCGGTGTCTCTTCCACCTCAGCTTCCGGAGCAGCCTCTTCTGTAGCCTCAGCTTCTTCAGCCTGCTTTTCTTCGTTCTTCTTAGCGGCAGCTTCAGCCTTGCGTGCAGCAGCCTCGGCAGCGAGTTCTGCAGCGTTTTCGGCGATGACTGTCACGGGAATCTTCACTTCCACTTCCTTGTGGAAATGCACGACTGCGTCATAGGTTCCGATTTTCTTGATGTCGCGCATGGTGATGATCTTGCGGTCAACCTCCACGCCTTTCTTCTCCAGTTCGTCGGCAACCATGGCTGCTGTCACTGATCCGTAGAGCATGTCGTTTGAGCTTACGCGTGCAGCGATTTCTACTGCGACGTCTTTCAGTTTTTCAGCCTTCTTCTCGGCTTCTGCTTTCAGGCGCTCAAGTTTATGTACCTGCTGCTTGAGGTTTTCAGCAAGGATTTTCTTAGCCGACGCTGTTGCGATGACTGCCTTGCCTGCGGGTATGAGATAGTTACGGCCATAGCCGTTCTTCACGTTCACGATATCGTTCTTGTAACCCAGACCGATGATGTCTTCTTTCAGTATAATTTCCATATCTGTTCCTCCTTTTTTTTATTTCATCAAATCGGCTACGTATGGAAGCAATGCTATCTGGCGAGCACGTTTGACTGCCCGAGCCACACGGCGCTGGTATTTCAGAGAGGTTCCCGTGATGCGGCGGGGAAGAATCTTTCCCTGCTCGTTCAAGAATTTCTTCAGGAACTCAGGATCTTTGTAGTCAATATACTTGATACCGCTTTTCTTGAAACGGCAATACTTCTTTCTCTTCGTGTCAATCGAAGGAGCGGTCAAATAGCGAATTTCTGTATCTTGCTCTGCCATGATTAAGCCTCCTCTTTTTTGTTAAGTTTGTTACGTCTCTTCTCTGCATACTGTGCTGCATGCTTGTCGAGTTTTACGGTCATGAAACGAATGACTTTCTCGTCGCGACGGAAGCCTGTTTCAAGCGTATTGATTACCTCCGGCTCTGCCTTGAATTCGAACAGGCAGTAGAATCCGGAATTCTTTTTCTGAATGCTGTAAGCCAGCTTCTTCAGTCCCCACGTCTCTTCGTTCAGCATCTCCGCACCTTTTTCGGTGAGAATAGTCTTGAACTTAGCGACCGCTTCCTTCATCTGATCATCAGACAAAACGGGAGTCAAAATGAAAACGGTTTCGTAATGATTCATACTACTTTGATTAAATGTTTAAATGTTAAAAAATGGGTGCATTTAAAAATGCGGTGCAAAATTACGGTTTTTTTTTGATTCGGACAAATATTTTTAGTAGTTTTGTGCACACATTGATTGAAACTGACATGAAAAGACACGTCAACAACCTTGGCATCTATGCCGTTTGCCTCGGCGTTTTGCTCCTGCTGACCGCATTTCTGGCTGGCTGGACGGACAGCAATCTCCTGCTTGTGGCGGCATGGCTGCTCATCGTCGGAGGCATCATCGGGCACGTGGTCCTCGCCAAACGGCAGAGCAAATACTGACACTCCCCTGCCCTCACACCTTGTGAAGTTGCCACACGCGCATCACTTTCCGGCGGACGGCGAGGAAATTGAGTATGCTGACCAGCAGGAAGAGGATGGCGCCGACGAGCACGGTGGGCAGTATTTCTGATGCTTCGTAACGGGGATAGAGTTCCCCGAAATACGGCAGATAGAGTTTACGAATCTGGAAAGTCAGGAACAATGCCACGATGAACACCAAAAGATTCAGCCCGATGGCGAGTTTGTAATAGAACCACGACACTTTCAGGGGCGAATAACCTATCAGCAGCAGATTGTCGATTTTCTCCGTGTGTTTCTGCAGCAGCAGGTAGATGCTCAGCAGCAACACATAGAAAGCAAGCGCGCTGATGACCAGTCCTATCACCATAACGATGATTGCAATGACTCGCAGGAAGCCGGCAGTGCGCGAGGCATCGTCGTCGCCCCCCTCCGCCTCATAGTTGTTCGACGCCAGATATTCGGTTATGCGCTCATCGCCCGGATTGGTCACGGTGACGATGAGGCGCGACGGCTGCGGTGTCTTGTCGGGCGCGAGTTGTGCGTTCGCCTCTTTCATGAACTTTTCGGGGACAAGAATCGTGTTCAACCGCTTCGAGAACGCGACGACCCTGCCCACCATGGCACGCCGCCCGTGGCTTCCGCTCAGCAGCAGATTGATTCTCACGATTCCCACCACGCCTTCAGAGAGCGTGGGAAGTCCGCGACTGCCTGCAAAGCCGAAATTATACAGGTTCAGATAGGTGCGTGGCAGCACGATGGGCAAGGTGTCGCTGCCCGCTGTGTACTGCCATTTCGACAGGTCGATGTCCATATACTTGTCGGGGATCGACTCGAAAAACATCTCCGTTGAGAATGCCATTCCCATGCTCTGGCTGCCGATGGAAGCAAAGACGCTGAACTGCGACGGAATGAACGTGCCCACGTCTTTGGCAAAGGGCTGCGCCTCCAGTTCATCAATCTCCTCAGACTTGAACACCGGAGCCTTGCCCGACACGGTTCGAGCGGCACTCACATGCTTCACGACGACAATCCGCCCTGGCTTCATAAAACTGTCGCCACCCGTAAACAGCGGTATCACATCCGTTGAGAACTGCACGGCGGTCAGCACAATAATCATACCAAAAAGGTTGGCAAGCACGAAGCCTGCCATCTGCCAGCCGTTGAGATTGCGGGAAAGAAGTTTCCGAAGCAAGCGATTGAGCATCATTTCTTATCTTATTTTTTGAAAGAGAAACTGCCCGCATCCGCAGAGCAGTTTCTCACGGTCGTTTCATTACACGCTAGTTTCTTTCAGTGCCTCTTTCAAGTCTTCTTCCGACACCACGGAGTTTTGCTGGCGGTCCATCATCTGCATGGCATAAGTATAGACCAGTTCAAGGAGCGTCTTGCTCTTGTCCTTATGCTTCAATGTGATGATGTTTTTTCTCATGCCTTCATCATAGCCCTCAGCATAGTCGAACATACGGGCGATTTCTTTCATCTCAACGCTTACCGGCGTTTCGCCAAGCCTTTTCGCCAGTCTGTCGAGCATGTTGAAATCAAAATAGACATAGGTCTGACGACCCTTCAGTACGTTGGCTGACAGCGGAGCCTTCGCCTCGGTGAACTCATCGCCTTCCACTCCCATAGTGATATAGGTGGTATTGTTCTTCCAACCGAAATTAACCACATCCGTCGTCTTCTCATCCACAGGAAGGACATAACAATTGGATGCTTTCTCCTTCATATCCGCAGTTACCATGTTCAGTTCTTTCAACATGGAGATGAGGGTGGCGTCTTTTGTCTGAGCATAGACAGAGAAGCGCGGCATCGTCCCTTTCTCGTCCAGGTCCGACATCGTGAACGCAAAATCGCCATCAATTGCACCGAGCACCTTCTTGATCTGGGCTGTCATGTCTTTTGGAAGCTGCTTGAACAACGGAAACTCCTGGAGCATCTCATATAACTTATCACCATGGATATTGCAGAACACTGAGAAGCCGTCTTTCGGAACATATTTCAACAAATCGCCTTTGATTTCGTCGATGACCTGATCTCCTTTCTTTATCAAGGCATCACACTCATCGGATTTGGTCAGGATGTCTATTTGCGCTTTCGTTTCGCCCTTTTCCATGTGTACGTCCATCACATACGCCATGTCCTTCACCTTGACTCCCTCCGGCATGATCATCGATTCCATCATCTGCATTTCGGGAGAGCCTGCCAGTGCGTTATAGAACAAGAGCTGCATCTCACCTTCTTTCTTACACATTGTTTTGAAGAAGTCGTTGTCATACATGGAATGCTCCACACCCTCATCAAGCAATTTTCTGGCATCGGCGAGCACCTCGCTCTCACCCTTCCCCGTATAGTCAGCATGAGACAGACAGAAATAATCCTTATTGAACACGAAGAGGGTTCCATTCGAAAGCGAATAGTAGAGCCCGTCTTTC from the Prevotella sp. Rep29 genome contains:
- a CDS encoding DUF4836 family protein — encoded protein: MKASGKILSLLVLGFAALLSSCSKVPDSAKLIPENATVVMRLDVRQIAESSGLTDDGALKADLKKRLKDADFSRAFSEKLEHLLDDPAKAGIDLRDPVFVYFVQAKKDDPALDMEPQETVGDSLETDADMLGDVPPYAAVDDVGVGIVGTVYSAKDLAEFLNALAKETGDEPLTEKDGLYYSLSNGTLFVFNKDYFCLSHADYTGKGESEVLADARKLLDEGVEHSMYDNDFFKTMCKKEGEMQLLFYNALAGSPEMQMMESMIMPEGVKVKDMAYVMDVHMEKGETKAQIDILTKSDECDALIKKGDQVIDEIKGDLLKYVPKDGFSVFCNIHGDKLYEMLQEFPLFKQLPKDMTAQIKKVLGAIDGDFAFTMSDLDEKGTMPRFSVYAQTKDATLISMLKELNMVTADMKEKASNCYVLPVDEKTTDVVNFGWKNNTTYITMGVEGDEFTEAKAPLSANVLKGRQTYVYFDFNMLDRLAKRLGETPVSVEMKEIARMFDYAEGYDEGMRKNIITLKHKDKSKTLLELVYTYAMQMMDRQQNSVVSEEDLKEALKETSV
- the rplI gene encoding 50S ribosomal protein L9; this translates as MEIILKEDIIGLGYKNDIVNVKNGYGRNYLIPAGKAVIATASAKKILAENLKQQVHKLERLKAEAEKKAEKLKDVAVEIAARVSSNDMLYGSVTAAMVADELEKKGVEVDRKIITMRDIKKIGTYDAVVHFHKEVEVKIPVTVIAENAAELAAEAAARKAEAAAKKNEEKQAEEAEATEEAAPEAEVEETPQAEEAPAAE
- a CDS encoding ABC transporter permease, producing the protein MMLNRLLRKLLSRNLNGWQMAGFVLANLFGMIIVLTAVQFSTDVIPLFTGGDSFMKPGRIVVVKHVSAARTVSGKAPVFKSEEIDELEAQPFAKDVGTFIPSQFSVFASIGSQSMGMAFSTEMFFESIPDKYMDIDLSKWQYTAGSDTLPIVLPRTYLNLYNFGFAGSRGLPTLSEGVVGIVRINLLLSGSHGRRAMVGRVVAFSKRLNTILVPEKFMKEANAQLAPDKTPQPSRLIVTVTNPGDERITEYLASNNYEAEGGDDDASRTAGFLRVIAIIVMVIGLVISALAFYVLLLSIYLLLQKHTEKIDNLLLIGYSPLKVSWFYYKLAIGLNLLVFIVALFLTFQIRKLYLPYFGELYPRYEASEILPTVLVGAILFLLVSILNFLAVRRKVMRVWQLHKV
- a CDS encoding flavin reductase family protein, translated to MKRVRLMMAALAVWCMSGASVSAQEENGFKKFDVKEDFTENGFQWFRDAELVAAGDKEKHNAMTIGWGGIGTLWGHTALTVYVAEKRYTKEFMDKAQYFTVMAFDVADSKVLRYMGTKSGRDGDKAAALGLHTAYTENGTPYYTEATMVIECKTMYAAPFDPQYFKSDVPRRQYSNFPAGLHTMYIGEVVNAWKK
- the rpsR gene encoding 30S ribosomal protein S18; this translates as MAEQDTEIRYLTAPSIDTKRKKYCRFKKSGIKYIDYKDPEFLKKFLNEQGKILPRRITGTSLKYQRRVARAVKRARQIALLPYVADLMK
- the rpsF gene encoding 30S ribosomal protein S6 yields the protein MNHYETVFILTPVLSDDQMKEAVAKFKTILTEKGAEMLNEETWGLKKLAYSIQKKNSGFYCLFEFKAEPEVINTLETGFRRDEKVIRFMTVKLDKHAAQYAEKRRNKLNKKEEA